One Verrucomicrobiota bacterium genomic window, TGAGTAGTTACAATATATGTTAGATTATTTCAGGCTCTATTTTGAAATCGACCCGACAGAAAGGCTTTGGGGTGCTACCAACCCGGCGCCGAAAGACTTTGCCAGTCTTAAGAAAGACGACACCTTTTTATCATCCATTCATTTATTCAAAACGGTACATCGTTCCGTCCTGCGCGCCCTTTAAAATTCGAAGGAAGATTCTGAAGTGATACTAGCAAAACTTCAGGACTATCAGGAAGGAAGCACTCGTTAACCCAAACCTTGCCGGTAGTGAGTGAACCCATTCCAATCAAGATAAAGAGACTTATATACGATGCTAACATTCCTTCGAAAAATACGACGCTCATTGATTGAGACAGGGTCAGTTCAAAAATACCTACTCTACGCCATCGGTGAAATAGCTCTCGTCGTGATAGGCATATTGATCGCATTGCAGATCAACAATTGGAATGAAGAACGCAAAGAATCGATTCTTGAACAGGAATATCTTGCGCGCCTTGAAGTTGCCTTCGAGGAGAATGCGCAACTGGCTGAGAGGGCAGTTGAGAGTGGAATGGAGGACAGTCATTTACTCGAACAATTCATCCAAATGACGCCAGAGGAAGCCGGACAAATACCGCCAGATTTAGCCTGGGAATATCTTCGAGCTCTTTGGCGACCAAATCAATTTTCTGAACTCAACAACGCAGCTCTCACCAACATTCTCAACGCGGGCCAACTTTCAGTGAAAGTTA contains:
- a CDS encoding DUF6090 family protein is translated as MLTFLRKIRRSLIETGSVQKYLLYAIGEIALVVIGILIALQINNWNEERKESILEQEYLARLEVAFEENAQLAERAVESGMEDSHLLEQFIQMTPEEAGQIPPDLAWEYLRALWRPNQFSELNNAALTNILNAGQLSVKVNPQLLTAFAEWRAITAKLAGQNNKLQDLDQEVTQPLSLYPELQQEFSKADRSERSGVQLPGSVTRRIREDNEVISRAARKGQASRVLHGSMLPRIQQKSQELLELIRQTREN